The proteins below come from a single Papaver somniferum cultivar HN1 chromosome 11, ASM357369v1, whole genome shotgun sequence genomic window:
- the LOC113323517 gene encoding serine/threonine-protein phosphatase PP1 — MASQGGIDPVILDDIINRLLEVRSARPGKQVQLSEAEIRQLCVASREIFLQQPNLLELEAPIKICGDIHGQYGDLLRLFEYGGLPPQANYLFLGDYVDRGKQSLETICLLLAYKIKYPENFFLLRGNHECASINRIYGFYDECKRRFNVRLWKAFTDCFNCLPVAALIDDKILCMHGGLSPDLANLDQIRNITRPVDVPDTGLLCDLLWSDPGRDSKGWGMNDRGVSYTFGADAVAEFLMKQDLDLVCRAHQVVEDGYEFFADRQLVTIFSAPNYCGEFDNAGAMMSVDESLMCSFQILKPAEKKKFMMSTKI; from the exons ATGGCCTCACAAGGAGGAATTGACCCTGTTATTCTTGATGATATCATTAATCGGCTTTTAGAAGTTCGTTCAGCCAGACCTGGTAAACAAGTTCAGCTTTCTGAAGCTGAGATCCGACAGCTATGTGTTGCTTCTagagagatttttcttcaacAACCTAATTTATTAGAGCTTGAAGCTCCTATTAAGATCTGTG GGGACATCCATGGGCAATATGGGGATCTTTTAAGGCTTTTCGAATATGGAGGATTACCTCCCCAAGCCAACTATTTATTCCTAGGTGATTATGTTGATCGGGGAAAACAGAGTTTGGAAACAATATGCCTTCTACTGGCTTACAAGATCAAGTACCCagagaatttttttcttctacGAGGAAATCATGAATGTGCTTCTATTAATCGGATATATGGTTTTTATGATGAATGTAAGAGACGGTTCAATGTTAGACTCTGGAAAGCCTTTACCGATTGTTTCAATTGCCTTCCCGTGGCAGCTCTTATAGACGATAAGATATTATGCATGCATGGTGGACTCTCCCCTGATTTGGCAAATTTAGATCAGATTAGAAACATAACTCGTCCTGTGGATGTTCCAGACACTGGTCTGCTCTGCGATTTACTATGGTCAGATCCTGGTAGAGATTCTAAGGGGTGGGGGATGAACGACAGAGGAGTTTCATACACTTTCGGTGCTGATGCAGTAGCAGAATTCCTAATGAAGCAGGACCTGGATCTTGTTTGCCGTGCTCACCAG GTAGTGGAGGATGGTTACGAATTCTTCGCTGACAGACAGCTCGTGACAATATTTTCAGCCCCAAACTACTGTGGTGAATTCGACAATGCTGGTGCAATGATGAGTGTTGATGAAAGTCTAATGTGCTCTTTCCAAATTCTTAAGCCAGCAGAGAAAAAAAAGTTCATGATGTCAACAAAAATATGA